In Methylobacterium aquaticum, the following are encoded in one genomic region:
- the rnr gene encoding ribonuclease R, translating to MAKRIHPKGPHPKPAHAVLPTREAVLAFIEEAPQKVGKREIAQAFGIKGSDKIELKRLIKEMQEDGTIEKDRAGLRKAGSLPPVVVADIDSRRDRDGELVARPAQWDPEAGPAPLITVLMPRAGRRTTGPAPGTGDRALLKIEPDGDTPGRYIGRVIKVIGRNKAETLGVFRALPTGGGRIVPVDKKAQGREIAVPPGGEGDALDGDLVTVTLGREDRFGLTQGRVKERLGSLGSEKAVSLIAIHAHGIPHVFPREVLAEAESAREVGMEGREDWRELPLVTIDPPDAKDHDDAVMAVPDPDPANPGGFVVTVAIADVAAYVRPGSALDREALLRGNSVYFPDRVVPMLPERISNDLCSLRPGQDRPALAVRMIVTAEGRKLRHSFHRVMMRSRAKLAYAQAQAAIDGRPDEITGPLLDGILRPLWAAYEVLAAARDARGPLALDLPERKVILNAEGGVDRVIVPERLAAHRLIEEFMIQANVAAAEALEAVHQALIYRVHEEPSLEKMRALGEVMASIGLKLPKEANLRPALFNRILGMVEGSEHQLFLNEVVLRSQAQAVYAAENAGHFGLALRRYAHFTSPIRRYADLIVHRALIRAFRFGSDGLPAGTETGELAEIGQQISAAERRAMAAERETIDRLIAHHLADRVGATFSGQISGVTRSGLFIKLDETGADGFVPISTLGADYFRHEEGRHALVGERTRQTFRLGDKVEVQLMEAAPVAGALRFEIAGSGGRVGTVAPARGGPRKGRPAPANRDSLTKRRGRRA from the coding sequence TTGGCCAAGAGAATTCATCCCAAGGGACCTCACCCGAAGCCGGCGCATGCCGTCCTGCCGACCCGCGAGGCCGTGCTCGCCTTCATCGAGGAGGCGCCGCAGAAGGTCGGCAAGCGCGAGATCGCCCAGGCCTTCGGCATCAAGGGGTCGGACAAGATCGAGCTGAAGCGCCTGATCAAGGAGATGCAGGAGGACGGCACGATCGAGAAGGACCGGGCCGGCCTGCGCAAGGCCGGAAGCCTGCCGCCGGTCGTCGTCGCCGATATCGACAGCCGCCGCGACCGCGACGGCGAGCTGGTCGCGCGGCCCGCGCAGTGGGACCCGGAGGCCGGGCCCGCGCCCCTCATCACCGTGCTGATGCCGCGGGCGGGGCGCCGCACCACCGGGCCGGCGCCGGGCACCGGCGACCGGGCGCTCCTGAAGATCGAGCCCGACGGCGACACGCCGGGGCGCTATATCGGCCGGGTCATCAAGGTGATCGGCCGCAACAAGGCCGAGACCCTCGGCGTGTTCCGGGCGCTCCCGACCGGGGGCGGGCGGATCGTGCCCGTCGACAAGAAGGCGCAAGGGCGCGAAATCGCGGTGCCGCCGGGCGGGGAGGGCGATGCCCTCGACGGCGACCTCGTCACCGTGACGCTGGGCCGCGAGGACCGGTTCGGGCTGACGCAGGGCCGCGTCAAGGAGCGCCTCGGCAGCCTCGGCTCGGAGAAGGCGGTCAGCCTGATCGCGATCCACGCCCACGGCATCCCGCACGTCTTCCCGCGCGAGGTGCTGGCGGAGGCCGAGTCCGCCCGCGAGGTCGGGATGGAGGGCCGCGAGGACTGGCGTGAGCTGCCCCTCGTCACCATCGACCCGCCCGACGCCAAGGACCACGACGACGCCGTGATGGCGGTCCCCGATCCCGATCCGGCCAATCCGGGCGGCTTCGTGGTCACGGTGGCGATCGCCGATGTGGCGGCCTATGTCCGGCCCGGCAGCGCCCTCGACCGCGAGGCGCTGCTACGTGGCAACTCGGTCTATTTCCCCGACCGGGTCGTGCCGATGCTGCCGGAGCGGATCTCGAACGACCTCTGCTCGCTTCGCCCCGGCCAGGACCGGCCGGCGCTCGCCGTCCGCATGATCGTGACGGCGGAGGGCAGGAAGCTCCGCCACAGCTTCCACCGGGTGATGATGCGCTCGCGGGCCAAGCTCGCCTACGCGCAGGCGCAGGCCGCCATCGACGGCCGGCCCGACGAGATCACCGGCCCGCTCCTCGACGGCATCTTGCGCCCGCTCTGGGCCGCCTACGAGGTTCTTGCGGCGGCCCGCGACGCCCGCGGGCCCCTGGCGCTCGACCTGCCCGAGCGCAAGGTGATCCTGAACGCCGAGGGCGGGGTCGACCGGGTGATCGTGCCGGAACGCCTCGCCGCGCACCGGCTGATCGAGGAGTTCATGATCCAGGCCAACGTCGCGGCGGCCGAGGCCCTGGAAGCCGTGCACCAAGCGCTGATCTACCGCGTCCACGAGGAGCCCTCGCTGGAGAAGATGCGGGCGCTCGGTGAGGTCATGGCCTCGATCGGCCTGAAGCTGCCGAAGGAGGCGAACCTTCGGCCCGCCCTGTTCAACCGCATCCTCGGCATGGTGGAGGGCAGCGAGCACCAGCTCTTCCTCAACGAGGTGGTGCTGCGCTCGCAGGCCCAGGCCGTCTACGCCGCCGAGAATGCGGGGCATTTCGGGCTCGCCTTACGCCGCTACGCCCACTTCACCTCGCCGATCCGGCGCTACGCCGACCTCATCGTGCATCGCGCCCTGATCCGCGCCTTCCGCTTCGGTTCCGACGGGCTGCCGGCGGGCACCGAGACCGGCGAACTCGCCGAGATCGGCCAGCAGATCTCGGCCGCCGAACGCCGCGCCATGGCGGCGGAGCGCGAGACCATCGACCGCCTGATCGCCCACCATCTCGCCGACCGGGTCGGCGCGACCTTCTCGGGCCAGATCTCGGGCGTGACCCGCTCGGGGCTGTTCATCAAGCTCGACGAGACCGGGGCCGACGGCTTCGTGCCGATCTCGACCCTCGGCGCCGATTACTTCCGCCACGAGGAGGGCCGGCACGCCCTCGTCGGCGAGCGCACCCGCCAGACCTTCCGCCTCGGCGACAAGGTCGAGGTGCAGCTGATGGAGGCCGCGCCGGTGGCCGGCGCCCTTCGCTTCGAGATCGCCGGCAGCGGCGGGCGGGTCGGCACCGTGGCTCCGGCCCGTGGTGGCCCGCGCAAGGGCCGGCCGGCGCCGGCGAACCGGGACAGCCTCACCAAGCGCCGCGGGAGACGCGCATGA
- a CDS encoding FAD-binding oxidoreductase: protein MTETSPTKMVSTLPSPRVSRRRLFQSGAVLAGAALGSRIPGAMALEGPQPGSPPCGLDALGRDLHGRLIRPGEPGFLVAAWPNNGRWADVTPLAIAMCVDDHDVRKCIDWARQETKPFAVRCGGHNYAGFSTTPGLLIDVKPMATIDFRTDGLVTIGAGASNQDMADAFRATGLAVPSGRCPTVGISGLTLGGGWGFSATRNGLTCDALRATDAVTADGKLHRGIAATGDDQLLFWAARGGGGGNFAVHTSFTYEPHPVYDVTVFNIVWPARHQIELMLDLQDIQLNHPHLISTRSKLVPTTGGKVTRDRLGVQTLGQFFGPPAQLRALLDRPLSRSKPIVAEINGMNYWSARDYLVTDDPIGLYDIRSSYVAGHLRGDAIDTMMAWMEKWPGGSLLQQNMGILFAAGGKVKDIKPTDTAYVHRDSDFILEMEASWSPLDTPDTVRRQLAWLTEYFAAMQAYVRPQSYVNFPSRDLPNWLKAYYGENVDKLCAVKRQYDPDNVFKFPQSIPLTPPA, encoded by the coding sequence ATGACAGAGACTTCGCCGACCAAGATGGTCTCCACCCTGCCCTCTCCCCGCGTGAGCCGGCGCCGGCTGTTCCAGTCGGGCGCCGTGCTGGCGGGCGCCGCCCTCGGCAGCCGGATTCCCGGCGCGATGGCCCTGGAGGGACCGCAGCCGGGATCGCCGCCGTGCGGGCTCGATGCCCTGGGGCGCGACCTGCACGGGCGGCTGATCCGCCCGGGCGAGCCGGGCTTCCTCGTCGCCGCCTGGCCGAATAACGGCCGCTGGGCCGACGTCACCCCCCTGGCGATCGCGATGTGCGTCGACGATCACGACGTCCGCAAGTGCATCGACTGGGCGCGGCAGGAGACCAAGCCCTTCGCGGTGCGCTGCGGCGGGCACAACTATGCCGGTTTCTCGACCACGCCCGGCCTGCTCATCGACGTGAAGCCGATGGCCACGATCGACTTCCGCACCGACGGCCTCGTCACGATCGGGGCCGGCGCCAGCAACCAGGACATGGCCGACGCCTTCCGGGCCACCGGCCTCGCCGTCCCCTCCGGCCGCTGCCCGACCGTGGGCATCAGCGGGCTCACGCTCGGCGGCGGCTGGGGCTTCTCGGCGACGCGCAACGGCCTGACCTGCGACGCGCTGCGGGCGACCGACGCGGTGACGGCGGACGGCAAGCTGCACCGGGGCATCGCCGCGACCGGCGACGACCAACTCCTGTTCTGGGCCGCCCGCGGCGGCGGCGGCGGCAACTTCGCCGTGCACACCTCGTTCACCTACGAGCCGCACCCGGTCTACGACGTGACGGTGTTCAACATCGTCTGGCCGGCCAGGCACCAGATCGAGCTGATGCTGGACCTGCAGGACATCCAGCTCAACCATCCGCACCTGATCTCGACCCGCAGCAAGCTCGTGCCGACGACCGGCGGCAAGGTGACGCGCGACAGGCTCGGGGTTCAGACCCTCGGCCAGTTCTTCGGCCCGCCCGCCCAGCTGAGGGCGCTGCTCGACCGCCCCCTGTCCCGGTCGAAGCCGATCGTCGCCGAGATCAACGGCATGAATTACTGGAGCGCGCGGGACTACCTCGTCACCGACGATCCGATCGGCCTCTACGACATCCGGTCGAGCTACGTCGCGGGCCACCTTCGCGGCGACGCGATCGACACGATGATGGCGTGGATGGAGAAGTGGCCCGGCGGCTCGTTGCTGCAGCAGAACATGGGCATCCTGTTCGCGGCCGGCGGCAAGGTGAAGGACATCAAGCCGACCGACACGGCCTACGTCCACCGCGATTCCGACTTCATCCTGGAGATGGAGGCGTCGTGGAGCCCGCTCGACACGCCCGACACCGTCAGGCGCCAGCTGGCCTGGCTCACCGAGTACTTCGCGGCGATGCAGGCTTACGTACGCCCGCAATCCTACGTCAACTTCCCGAGCCGCGACCTGCCGAACTGGCTCAAGGCCTATTACGGCGAGAACGTCGACAAGCTCTGCGCGGTGAAGCGCCAATACGACCCGGACAACGTGTTCAAGTTCCCGCAGAGCATTCCGCTCACGCCGCCGGCGTAA
- the glnA gene encoding type I glutamate--ammonia ligase: protein MSKTATDVLKEIKENDVKYVDFRFTDPRGKWQHVTFDVSLVDEDIFAEGTMFDGSSIAGWKAINESDMLLMPDPATACMDPFFSASTMSIVCDVLEPSTGEPYSRDPRGIAKKAEAFVKASGIGDTIFVGPEAEFFVFDDVRFSADPYHTGFKLDSVELPINGQTEYEGGNLGHRVQIKGGYFPVPPQDSAQDMRGEMLAAMQSMGVKVEKHHHEVASAQHELGMKFDTLTLMADHLQIYKYCIHNVAQSYGKTATFMPKPVYGDNGSGMHVHQSIWKEGKPVFAGNKYADLSQECLWYIGGIIKHAKALNAFTNPSTNSYKRLVPGYEAPVLLAYSARNRSASCRIPWTTSPKAKRVEVRFPDPMANPYLAFAALLMAGLDGIVNKIDPGPAMDKDLYDLPPAELKEIPTVCGSLREALNSLDADREFLKAGGVFNDDFIDSFIELKMTEVIRYEMTPHPIEFVNYYSL from the coding sequence ATGTCTAAGACCGCGACGGACGTGCTCAAGGAAATCAAGGAAAACGACGTCAAGTACGTCGATTTCCGCTTCACCGATCCGCGGGGCAAGTGGCAGCACGTCACGTTCGACGTGTCGCTGGTCGACGAGGACATCTTCGCCGAAGGCACGATGTTCGACGGCTCGTCGATTGCCGGCTGGAAGGCGATCAACGAATCCGACATGCTGCTGATGCCGGACCCGGCGACCGCCTGCATGGATCCGTTCTTCTCGGCCTCGACCATGTCGATCGTCTGCGACGTGCTCGAGCCCTCGACCGGCGAGCCCTACAGCCGCGACCCGCGCGGCATCGCCAAGAAGGCCGAGGCCTTCGTGAAGGCCAGCGGCATCGGCGACACCATCTTCGTCGGCCCCGAGGCCGAGTTCTTCGTCTTCGACGACGTCCGCTTCTCCGCCGATCCGTACCATACCGGCTTCAAGCTGGACTCCGTCGAGCTGCCGATCAACGGCCAGACCGAGTACGAGGGCGGCAACCTCGGCCACCGCGTCCAGATCAAGGGTGGCTACTTCCCGGTTCCGCCGCAGGATTCGGCCCAGGACATGCGCGGCGAGATGCTGGCCGCGATGCAGTCGATGGGCGTCAAGGTCGAGAAGCACCATCACGAGGTCGCCTCGGCCCAGCACGAGCTGGGCATGAAGTTCGACACGCTGACCCTGATGGCCGACCACCTGCAGATCTACAAGTACTGCATCCACAACGTCGCCCAGAGCTACGGCAAGACCGCGACCTTCATGCCGAAGCCGGTCTACGGCGACAACGGCTCGGGCATGCACGTCCACCAGTCGATCTGGAAGGAAGGCAAGCCGGTCTTCGCCGGCAACAAGTACGCCGACCTGTCCCAGGAGTGCCTGTGGTACATCGGCGGCATCATCAAGCACGCCAAGGCGCTCAACGCCTTCACCAACCCGTCGACCAACTCCTACAAGCGCCTGGTCCCGGGCTACGAGGCCCCGGTGCTGCTGGCCTACTCGGCCCGCAACCGCTCGGCCTCCTGCCGGATTCCGTGGACGACCTCGCCGAAGGCCAAGCGCGTCGAGGTCCGCTTCCCCGACCCGATGGCGAACCCCTACCTCGCCTTCGCGGCCCTGCTGATGGCCGGCCTCGACGGCATCGTGAACAAGATCGATCCCGGTCCGGCCATGGACAAGGACCTCTACGACCTGCCCCCGGCGGAGCTCAAGGAGATCCCGACCGTGTGCGGCTCGCTCCGTGAGGCGCTCAACAGCCTCGACGCCGACCGCGAGTTCCTCAAGGCCGGCGGCGTGTTCAACGACGACTTCATCGATTCGTTCATCGAGCTGAAGATGACCGAGGTGATCCGCTACGAGATGACCCCGCACCCGATCGAGTTCGTGAACTACTACTCGCTCTGA
- a CDS encoding P-II family nitrogen regulator, producing the protein MKKIEAIIKPFKLDEVKEALQEVGLQGITVIEAKGFGRQKGHTELYRGAEYVVDFLPKVKLEIVLPDTLVDGAVEAIRKSAQTGRIGDGKIFVSSIEEAIRIRTGETGSDAI; encoded by the coding sequence ATGAAGAAGATCGAAGCGATCATCAAGCCCTTCAAGCTCGACGAGGTGAAGGAGGCCCTGCAAGAGGTCGGCCTCCAGGGCATCACGGTGATCGAGGCCAAGGGCTTCGGCCGCCAGAAGGGCCACACCGAGCTCTATCGGGGCGCCGAGTACGTGGTCGACTTCCTGCCCAAGGTGAAGCTCGAGATCGTGCTGCCCGACACGCTGGTGGATGGTGCCGTCGAGGCGATCCGCAAGTCGGCCCAGACCGGCCGCATCGGCGACGGCAAGATCTTCGTCTCCTCGATCGAGGAAGCGATCCGCATCCGCACCGGCGAGACCGGCTCGGACGCGATCTGA
- a CDS encoding NAD(P)H-hydrate dehydratase has protein sequence MVGTELITTDEMRRADAAAIRAGTPGLTLMHRAGEAVAERARALAGEGRILVLCGPGNNGGDGFVAARILAEAGREVAVALLGGRDALKGDAAAAAAEWTGPVTDASQADPAGSALVIDALFGAGLSRPLDGAAASLVERVNAAGVPVLAVDVPSGLDGDTGMADGAVVAATETVTFLRRKPGHLLLPGRRLCGPVTVAGIGIPDAIVAGLGAQAHVNGPDLWGTAFPRLAEESHKYTRGHAVVLSGPAHRTGAARLAARGALRIGAGLVTVLSPTPALAENAAQLTAIMLKPCDDADDLDDTLTDERLNAIVAGPGLGSGAPTRDLVRVATEAGRGLVLDADALTSFSAKADELAEMIAAGDAQAVATPHEGEFARLFKGVAAVPLKGSKLVRARAAATFLGAVVVLKGPDTVIAAPDGRAAINANGTPWLGTAGSGDVLCGFIGGLLAQGMAPFDAACAAVWLHAAAARRHGPGLISEDLPEMMPGVLGDVLEEIGRVRGAALDAQGERGTPYPVTSEPV, from the coding sequence ATGGTCGGGACCGAGCTCATCACCACCGACGAGATGCGACGCGCCGATGCCGCGGCGATCCGCGCCGGCACGCCGGGCCTGACCCTGATGCACCGGGCCGGCGAAGCCGTGGCGGAGCGCGCCCGGGCGCTCGCCGGAGAGGGCCGGATCCTGGTCCTGTGCGGGCCGGGCAACAACGGCGGCGACGGGTTCGTCGCCGCCAGGATCCTCGCCGAGGCGGGACGCGAGGTGGCGGTCGCGCTGCTGGGCGGGCGCGATGCCCTGAAGGGCGACGCCGCCGCGGCGGCGGCCGAGTGGACCGGCCCGGTCACCGACGCCTCGCAGGCCGATCCGGCCGGCTCCGCCCTGGTGATCGATGCCCTGTTCGGGGCCGGCCTGTCCCGGCCGCTCGACGGCGCGGCGGCCTCCCTGGTCGAACGGGTCAATGCGGCCGGCGTGCCGGTCCTCGCGGTCGACGTGCCCTCGGGCCTCGACGGCGATACCGGGATGGCGGACGGTGCCGTGGTGGCGGCGACCGAGACGGTGACGTTCCTGCGGCGCAAACCCGGCCACCTGCTCCTGCCCGGCCGGCGGCTCTGCGGCCCGGTGACGGTCGCCGGGATCGGCATTCCGGACGCCATCGTGGCGGGCCTCGGGGCGCAGGCTCACGTCAACGGGCCGGATCTCTGGGGCACCGCCTTTCCGCGCCTCGCGGAGGAGAGCCACAAATACACCCGCGGCCACGCCGTGGTACTGTCGGGCCCGGCGCACCGGACCGGCGCGGCGCGGCTCGCCGCCCGCGGCGCCCTGCGGATCGGCGCCGGCCTCGTGACCGTTCTGTCGCCGACGCCGGCTCTTGCCGAGAACGCCGCCCAGCTCACGGCGATCATGCTCAAACCGTGCGACGACGCCGACGACCTCGACGACACCCTCACCGACGAGCGCCTGAACGCGATCGTCGCCGGCCCGGGCCTCGGCTCCGGGGCGCCGACCCGGGACCTCGTGCGGGTCGCCACGGAAGCCGGCCGCGGCCTCGTCCTCGACGCCGATGCCCTGACGAGCTTCTCGGCCAAGGCCGACGAACTGGCGGAGATGATCGCGGCGGGCGACGCGCAGGCCGTGGCGACCCCGCACGAGGGCGAGTTCGCGCGCCTGTTCAAGGGCGTCGCGGCGGTGCCGCTGAAGGGCTCGAAGCTCGTACGCGCCCGGGCCGCCGCGACGTTCCTCGGCGCCGTCGTGGTGCTCAAGGGGCCCGATACGGTGATCGCCGCCCCCGACGGCCGCGCGGCGATCAATGCCAACGGCACGCCCTGGCTCGGCACCGCCGGCAGCGGCGACGTGCTGTGCGGTTTCATCGGCGGGTTGCTCGCCCAGGGCATGGCACCCTTCGACGCGGCATGCGCCGCGGTCTGGCTCCACGCGGCGGCGGCGCGCCGGCACGGGCCGGGCCTGATCTCGGAGGACCTGCCGGAGATGATGCCGGGGGTGCTGGGGGACGTGCTGGAGGAGATCGGGAGGGTTCGAGGGGCGGCGCTGGACGCTCAAGGCGAGCGCGGGACACCCTATCCAGTCACCTCGGAGCCTGTCTGA
- a CDS encoding nucleoside deaminase: MTDDHETFMARAIELSEQTALVESAGGVFGCVIVQDGKILAEGANRVVAENDPTWHAEMAAIRNACKAQGSFKLRDATLYTSAEPCPMCMAAAYWAGIKAIYYASANEDALRYGNFDDSMIYGEVKKPVHERSIPTRQIMRAEAVEVWKKYEDKADRVPY; this comes from the coding sequence ATGACGGACGACCACGAGACGTTCATGGCCCGCGCCATCGAACTGTCGGAGCAGACCGCGCTCGTCGAGAGCGCCGGCGGGGTGTTCGGCTGCGTGATCGTGCAGGACGGCAAGATCCTGGCCGAGGGCGCCAACCGCGTCGTCGCCGAGAACGACCCGACCTGGCATGCCGAGATGGCGGCGATCCGCAACGCCTGCAAGGCGCAAGGCAGCTTCAAGCTCCGCGACGCGACGCTCTATACCAGCGCCGAGCCGTGCCCGATGTGCATGGCGGCGGCCTACTGGGCCGGTATCAAGGCGATCTACTACGCCTCGGCGAACGAGGACGCGCTGCGCTACGGCAACTTCGACGACAGCATGATCTACGGCGAGGTAAAGAAGCCCGTACACGAGCGCTCGATCCCAACCCGCCAGATCATGCGCGCCGAGGCCGTCGAGGTCTGGAAGAAGTACGAGGACAAGGCCGACCGCGTGCCGTACTGA
- a CDS encoding GMC family oxidoreductase, which translates to MATFDLNDDGLVVIVGSGAGGGTLGTELALKGIRCVILEAGARHNMEDFVNDEWASFAQLAWTDMRTTSGSWRVARDFPNLPAWIVKAVGGSTVHWAGASLRFEEHEFRIRDHYGALPGANLLDWPITRAELDPWYTKAEDRMGVTRTNAIPGLPGNNNFKVMEAGARRVGYKEVHTGRMAINSQERHDRGACQQIGFCFQGCKSGAKWSTLIAEIPRGEETGNLEVRPNCMALRIEHDASGKVTGVVYADADGKLQRQKARIVAVAGNSIESPRLLLNSASSMFPDGLANSSGQVGRNYMRHMTGSVYGVFEKSVHMYRGTTMAGIIRDEAHHDPKRGFSGGYEMETVSLGVPFMAAFLNPGAWGRSFTSAMEQYPRMAGMWLVGEDMPQETNRITLDPAVKDKHGMPVASVHYDDHPNDVAMRNHAYKQGAAIYEAVGATVTYPVTPYPSTHNMGTNRMSAKPRDGVLNKFGQTHDVKNLFVSDGSQFTSGAACNPTLTIVALALRQADHIAGAMQRRDI; encoded by the coding sequence ATGGCCACATTCGACCTGAACGACGACGGGCTCGTCGTCATCGTCGGCTCGGGCGCCGGCGGCGGCACGCTCGGCACCGAACTGGCGCTCAAGGGCATCCGCTGCGTCATCCTCGAGGCGGGCGCCCGCCACAACATGGAGGATTTCGTCAACGACGAATGGGCGAGCTTCGCCCAGCTCGCCTGGACCGACATGCGCACCACCTCCGGCTCGTGGCGGGTGGCGCGGGACTTCCCCAACCTGCCGGCCTGGATCGTCAAGGCGGTGGGCGGCTCCACCGTGCATTGGGCCGGCGCCTCGTTGCGCTTCGAGGAGCACGAGTTCCGCATCCGCGACCATTACGGCGCACTGCCCGGCGCCAACCTCCTCGACTGGCCGATCACCCGGGCCGAGCTCGATCCCTGGTACACCAAGGCCGAGGACCGGATGGGGGTGACCCGCACCAACGCCATCCCGGGCCTGCCGGGCAACAACAACTTCAAGGTGATGGAGGCCGGCGCCCGCCGCGTCGGCTACAAGGAGGTCCATACCGGCCGGATGGCGATCAACAGCCAGGAGCGGCACGACCGCGGCGCGTGCCAGCAGATCGGCTTCTGCTTCCAGGGCTGCAAGTCGGGGGCGAAGTGGTCGACCCTCATCGCCGAGATCCCCCGCGGCGAGGAGACCGGCAACCTCGAGGTGCGCCCGAACTGCATGGCGCTCCGCATCGAGCACGACGCCTCCGGCAAGGTGACCGGCGTGGTCTATGCCGATGCCGACGGCAAGCTCCAGCGCCAGAAGGCCCGCATCGTCGCGGTGGCCGGCAACTCGATCGAGAGCCCGCGGCTCCTCCTCAACAGCGCGTCCTCGATGTTCCCGGACGGGCTCGCCAATTCCTCGGGCCAGGTCGGCCGCAACTACATGCGGCACATGACCGGCAGCGTCTACGGCGTGTTCGAGAAGTCGGTCCACATGTACCGCGGCACCACCATGGCGGGCATCATCCGCGACGAGGCGCATCACGACCCCAAGCGCGGCTTCTCCGGCGGCTACGAGATGGAGACGGTCTCGCTCGGCGTGCCGTTCATGGCCGCCTTCCTCAATCCCGGCGCCTGGGGCCGCTCCTTCACCAGCGCCATGGAGCAGTATCCGCGCATGGCCGGGATGTGGCTCGTCGGCGAGGACATGCCGCAGGAAACGAATCGCATCACCCTCGATCCCGCCGTCAAGGACAAGCACGGGATGCCGGTGGCGAGCGTGCATTACGACGACCACCCCAACGACGTCGCGATGCGCAACCACGCCTACAAGCAGGGCGCCGCGATCTACGAGGCGGTCGGCGCCACCGTCACCTACCCGGTCACGCCCTATCCGAGCACCCACAACATGGGCACCAACCGGATGAGCGCGAAGCCGCGGGACGGGGTGCTGAACAAGTTCGGCCAGACCCACGACGTGAAGAACCTGTTCGTCTCCGACGGCAGCCAGTTCACGAGCGGCGCGGCCTGCAACCCGACCCTGACCATCGTCGCCCTGGCGCTGCGCCAGGCCGACCACATCGCCGGCGCGATGCAGCGGCGGGACATCTGA
- a CDS encoding twin-arginine translocation signal domain-containing protein, with protein sequence MREVDPRVRFSRRGFLQSAAAAAPAAALASAAGLQVSEAWAENGAALSPAELKTLVKMARDIYPHDFLGDVYYVTAIKPWDGKAAADPGVKALLTSGVRRLDEDARARHKVDYAQIGWEADRVAVLEGISHTDFFKKIRSDLVVSLYNQQEIWPKFGYEGSSADKGGYINRGFNDIDWLPKV encoded by the coding sequence ATGAGAGAAGTCGATCCGCGCGTGCGGTTCAGCCGCCGCGGCTTCCTGCAGAGCGCCGCCGCCGCGGCACCCGCCGCGGCGCTTGCCAGCGCCGCCGGGCTCCAGGTCTCGGAGGCCTGGGCCGAGAACGGCGCCGCCCTGTCGCCGGCCGAGCTGAAGACCCTGGTGAAGATGGCGCGGGACATCTACCCGCACGACTTCCTCGGCGACGTCTACTACGTCACGGCGATCAAGCCCTGGGACGGCAAGGCCGCCGCCGATCCGGGCGTGAAGGCGCTGCTGACCTCCGGCGTCCGCCGCCTCGACGAGGATGCGCGGGCCCGCCACAAGGTCGATTACGCCCAGATCGGCTGGGAGGCCGACCGGGTCGCGGTGCTGGAAGGCATCAGCCACACCGACTTCTTCAAGAAGATCCGCTCGGACCTCGTCGTCTCGCTCTACAACCAGCAAGAGATCTGGCCGAAATTCGGCTACGAGGGATCATCTGCCGACAAGGGCGGCTACATCAACCGCGGCTTCAACGACATCGACTGGCTGCCGAAGGTCTGA
- a CDS encoding VOC family protein, with the protein MAKPVHSMIRVLDEERSRAYYARAFGLELAERIGFDGFALVYLRHPSSPFELELTVNFDRTEPYDLGNGYGHLAVVVDDVDAEHARFTQEGLPATPVKDFQHQGKTLARFFFATDPDGYKIEVIQKGGRFG; encoded by the coding sequence ATGGCCAAGCCCGTCCACTCGATGATCCGCGTCCTCGACGAGGAGCGCTCCCGCGCCTACTACGCCCGCGCCTTCGGGCTCGAACTCGCCGAGCGGATCGGCTTCGACGGGTTCGCCCTCGTCTACCTGCGCCATCCCTCGTCGCCGTTCGAGCTGGAACTGACGGTCAATTTCGACCGCACCGAGCCCTACGACCTCGGCAACGGCTACGGCCATCTCGCGGTGGTGGTGGACGACGTCGATGCCGAGCATGCCCGCTTCACGCAGGAGGGGCTGCCCGCCACCCCGGTCAAGGACTTCCAGCACCAGGGCAAGACGCTCGCCCGCTTCTTCTTCGCCACCGATCCGGACGGCTACAAGATCGAGGTGATCCAGAAGGGCGGCCGCTTCGGCTGA
- a CDS encoding YidB family protein: protein MLLAAKAMQGGFGDIFGGGRRPVPQGGPDDGYAPDPRGYDPPEPRDAAPRGRRGEDPNNPYSDLAGMLDGPGGGTESPSPGGAGMQNPFDQGAGPYSRLDREQPEDAAGGGLDQLIDRFRRGGLGEMIESWIGPGHNRPIQPQQLAQALGPDTVETLSRQTGMGRDDLLAQLAQVLPGVIDGLTPQGRRPNHDEMRGW from the coding sequence ATGTTGCTCGCCGCCAAGGCGATGCAGGGCGGCTTCGGCGACATCTTCGGCGGCGGTCGCAGGCCGGTGCCGCAGGGCGGGCCCGACGACGGCTATGCCCCCGACCCCCGCGGCTACGATCCGCCGGAGCCGCGGGACGCGGCGCCCCGCGGCCGGCGCGGCGAGGACCCGAACAACCCCTATTCCGACCTCGCCGGGATGCTCGACGGTCCCGGCGGCGGGACCGAATCGCCCTCCCCCGGCGGGGCCGGGATGCAGAACCCGTTCGACCAGGGTGCCGGCCCGTATTCGCGCCTCGACCGGGAGCAGCCGGAGGATGCCGCGGGGGGTGGCCTGGACCAGCTCATCGACCGCTTCCGCCGCGGCGGCCTCGGCGAGATGATCGAATCGTGGATCGGCCCGGGCCACAACCGGCCGATCCAGCCGCAGCAGCTCGCCCAGGCGCTCGGCCCCGATACGGTCGAGACCCTGAGCCGCCAGACCGGGATGGGCCGGGACGACCTGCTGGCCCAGCTCGCCCAGGTGCTGCCCGGCGTGATCGACGGGTTGACGCCGCAGGGAAGGCGCCCGAACCACGACGAGATGCGCGGCTGGTGA